From one Zhongshania sp. R06B22 genomic stretch:
- a CDS encoding ABC transporter permease, with protein MLEFIARRLLSGLITIWFIATATFFAMHAVPGDPLTQEKAMSPAVRAQLEARYGLDKPLFDQYRLFMSNMLQGDFGISFTQENRRVNDIIREHFPISATLGIAAVLIALVGGVAAGSVAAYCRNRWPDRLVMIAVIAAISVPGFVIAGLAQLVIVAMNNAAGKTLLPVAGWGSVSQIWVPALVLGLGTMAYLSRIMRASMLEVLSADYNIAAKAKGVHGWRLFWHHQLRNAVLPVVTELGPTIAAITTGGFVVELIFAIPGLGRYFVQAVQQLDYTVIMGTTVFYGAFLVFVVVLVDISYGLIDPRIRLHRGKT; from the coding sequence TTTGCCATGCACGCTGTACCCGGTGATCCACTTACCCAGGAAAAAGCTATGTCGCCGGCGGTGCGCGCCCAATTAGAGGCGCGCTATGGTTTGGATAAACCGCTGTTTGATCAATACCGCTTGTTTATGAGTAATATGTTGCAAGGTGATTTCGGTATTTCCTTCACCCAAGAAAACCGCCGCGTGAATGATATTATTCGCGAGCATTTTCCTATCTCAGCTACTTTGGGAATTGCTGCGGTACTCATCGCTTTAGTGGGCGGTGTTGCCGCGGGGTCGGTGGCTGCCTATTGCCGCAATCGTTGGCCGGATCGATTGGTGATGATCGCGGTTATTGCGGCTATTTCGGTGCCCGGTTTTGTTATAGCCGGTTTAGCGCAGTTAGTGATTGTGGCAATGAATAATGCCGCAGGTAAAACCCTTTTACCGGTTGCCGGTTGGGGCAGTGTGAGCCAAATTTGGGTGCCGGCACTGGTCTTGGGTTTGGGTACGATGGCGTATCTTAGCCGCATTATGCGCGCGTCTATGCTTGAAGTGCTGAGCGCAGATTACAATATTGCCGCTAAAGCCAAAGGGGTTCATGGGTGGCGTTTGTTCTGGCACCATCAGCTCAGAAATGCGGTATTGCCAGTGGTGACAGAATTGGGGCCCACCATTGCGGCCATTACCACCGGCGGCTTTGTGGTTGAGTTGATTTTTGCTATTCCGGGCTTGGGGCGATATTTCGTGCAGGCAGTGCAGCAGCTTGATTACACCGTGATTATGGGAACCACGGTATTCTACGGCGCTTTTTTGGTTTTTGTGGTGGTGCTGGTTGATATTAGCTACGGCTTAATTGATCCACGTATTCGCCTGCACCGAGGTAAAACATGA